From the Paraflavitalea soli genome, the window GGCGTAGGTATCCTTATAGCATACCGAAGTTTTTCAGGTATACAACACTTACCATTGGGGCAGAATGAATGCCAAATTTCAATACCTCGATCTGGTATGGATGGGAGGGAGTTACCGCTACAAAGATGGCTATGCAGGTATGTTGGGCCTTAATATCAGTGATGCCGTAAACCTTGGTTACGCTTATGATGTCACTACTTCCGGATTAAAGAC encodes:
- a CDS encoding type IX secretion system membrane protein PorP/SprF, which codes for MNAKFQYLDLVWMGGSYRYKDGYAGMLGLNISDAVNLGYAYDVTTSGLKTVSKGTHRLLIGFILGNKYNDRCPEKLW